The genomic region TAGTGTTTGGCTATCACCCCTGCTCCTCtaaaagaggaaggaggagatggcTGAAGAGCTGGAAGTCATTGTGCAGCAGGAAAACTATGGCATAGTTGCCATCATGGAAACATGGTGAGATGACTCACACAGCTGGAGTGCTATAATGGATGGTTGTAAGCTCTTCAGAAGGGACAGACAAGTAAGGCGAGGTGGTGTGTTTTGACTGTCTAAAGCTTGATGATGATGacgatatgattttttttctgggtaAGAATCGGGGGAAatccaacaaggcagatatcctggtgggagtctctttcAGACTatccaaccaggatgaagaggcagctgaaatattctgtaagcagctgggagaagtctcactaTTGCTAGCCCTTGATcacatgggggacttcaacttaccagatgtctgctggaaataaaacgcagtagagaggaaacagtctaggacATTCCTGGAGCatgtggaagacaacttcctgacacagctggtcagtgagctgACATGGGAAGGTGCCACACTGGACCTGTTGCTCATGAATTGAGAAAGACTTGTGGGTGATATGATGGTTGGAGGCCATGAAATGGTAGTGTTTttgattcttggagaagtaaggaaggCGGTCAGCGGAACTGCTATCTTGGACTTCCAGAGGGCAGACTTTGGTCTGTTGAGGAGGCTGGCTGACAGAGTCCCTTGAGAGGCAGTTCTAAAGGGCAAAgtagtccaggaaagctggtcattcttcaagaaggaaatcttagaggtgcaggagcaggccaTCCCCAGGTGCTGAAGGACAAGCTGGTGGGGAAGATGactggcctggctgaacagagagcttctggctggaactcaggaaataAAGGAGAGTTTACGACCTTTGCAAGAACAGGCAGCAACTCAGGAAGGCTACAAGGGTGTTGTGCAGTTATACAGGGAGGAatttagaagggccaaagcccagctACAGTTGAATCTGACCACTGCtataaaaggcaacaaaaatgtttctataaatacattagcaacaaaaggagggctaaagagaatctccaTTTATTGGATGTAGGGGGGAACATAGTGACAAAGGCTGAGGCACTTAATGACTCTCTGCCTCAGTCTTTATTAGTAAGATCAGTTATGCTTCAGGTACCCAGTGCCCTGAGCTAGaaggcagggatggggagcaaaatgaagccccCATAAACCAAGGGAAAATACTTAGTGTGACCTCTTACACCACGCAGACAAATGGAAGCCtctggggccagatgggatccccCTGaaggttctgagggagctggtagaggtgCTCACCAgaccactttccatcatttatcatcAGTCTTGACTAACCAgcgaggtcccagttgactggatgttggcaaatacaagaagagctggaaggaggatccagtgaactacaggcctgtcagtctgacctttgTGTTGAGGCATCATATGGCACATTCAGAAGAACCAGGCAACCAGGCCCCGTCCACATGGGTTTATGAAGGGCAGGTCCTACTTGAATAACCTGATCACCTTGCATGACAGGGTGACGCACTTAGTCGATGAGGGGAAAAAGCTGTGGAGGTTGTTTACGTAGGTTttaataaagcctttgacactgtttgccacatattttcctggagaaactgaTGCTTGTGGCTTGGACATGCACGCTTtcctgggtaaagaactggctggatggctgggctctaagagttgtggtgaacggagtgaAATCTAGTTGGCCACAAGTCATGTTCcccagggctgttggtgccagttctgtttaatatccttatcaatgatctggatgaggagatcgaGCGCTCCCTCAGTATGTTTGCAGATGATGCTAAATTgggcaggagtgttgatctgctggagggtagaaaggctctacAGACGAATCTGGACCAGCTAGGTTGTTGAGCTGAGACCAGTCGtgtgaagttcaacaaagccatgtgctgggtcctgcattggAGTCAGAACAAGCCCAgacagcactacaggcttggggaagagtggctggaaagctacctggtggtggaaaaggacctgggggtattGGTTGACAACAGCTAAATcaaagccagcagtgtgcccaggtagccaaaaaggccaacagcatcctggcttgtatcaggaatggtgtggccagcacgggtagagaagtgattgtccgcCTGTACTCGGCACCAGTGagcctgcacctcaaatactgtttCAGACttggaggtgctggagtgagttcagagaacgGCAGTGATGCTGGTGAAGAGTCTGGAACACAGTTCTTACAAGAAGTGTCTGAGGgcactggggtttttttagcctggagaaaaggaggctgaggggagaccttatcactctctacaactccCTCAACAGAGGTTgtgacatggagggtgttggtctcttctccagagtagcaagtgataggacaagagaaaatggcctcaagttgtgccagagaagtttagattggatattcggaaaaatttattcaccaaaagggttgccatgcattggaacaggctgcctagggaagtggtggagtcaccatccctggaggtgtttgaaaggcatgtagatgatgttcttagggacatagtttagtggtggacttggcagtgttaggttaatggttggagttTGTCATCTTAAgagtcctttccaacctaaatgattcctgACTCTGAGGAAAGCAAGAGTGCCTTCCTTAGTCCTTTGTGTTTCAGCTCAAAGTTCCAAGAGTGATCTCTGACACTTTTCTCATTGGTGTTGAAACTGAAGCAGAGTCTGTGAGAGACACTTAAACCATAAACATTGCATAAACATGTTCAGTCTTAAGTTTTAAGGAACAAAGTGGCTGCCCCATCAGTTTGCAGTGAACTACTCATAGGTGATTTACAGGGGAGCAGCCACTTCCATAGTTCCAAGTAGATACTATTTATACTCATTACCCAATCTGTGTGTGTGGCTCTGAACAATTTGTTGTAAAACAGCAAATGGCATCCCTACACACACTGATTTTTAGCACAGAAGACAATTAAGAATTTAAGTACTGCATACTTGATTTTCTTATAGATAGCTAAAATTTCTGTTACAAAAATGCTGCCGTGCCATAAGTTTATTCTATACTACAGACCTCTCGGTCGTAATTATCTCTCCTTCAAATCTACTTACGGTGAATTGACAGTTTACACTTCTGCTGCGTAATCATGTAGTTGTTTTCTGCCTTTAAATATATGTTGTCTGTCATAGTGTGCATGCTTTTACTTACCTGGTGTGCCTAGTTCTTGTTTTCATATAAAAGGAAGACATTTGTTAGAAGTGAAATATGTTACTGGATTATAAAGGTAAGCTCTTCAACACTTACGAAATATCAGCTTGAAAACTTGTGGAAGATTATTCTGCATCCCTTGTTTTACTGTCTTACAAACCTATCTGCCATAGTTTAAGCTGTCTAATCTCAGTTTCCTGTATGATGGTGTCACTTCTTTCTTGTAATCAGGGATGTGGTGTGCGTGTGTACATGTTTTTATGTTTATACATATATCTGTATAACATAGAAACACTTAAGAGGCTTCTGGGTATTATGGTTGTGAGTGGTAGAGATTGATTATGTCACTGCATAAAAGATAATAGTGGTTACATTGGATAAGGAGCTCAGGGGGATAAAGCTGCTACTAAGGTTTCATTTTTACTCCATTTCCATTGGTCCTGAGCCAGCTATGTGTTTGAAGACTTGATGTAAGAGCAATAGTTTTCAAAATTGCTTTTCTAACCTTTTTTTGACCTAGGATATTATCTTTTAATAGAAAGGAGTTAAAGCTGTTCTTCCGTATTTTTCCATGTCAAATGAAAACATATTCCGTTGGAAATAATTATCTAAATGTATTTCCTATATGGTAATGTGCTTCAGTTGTACATGTCCTTTTTTATAGCCAATAGGATTGATGCATTTTACTCTTTATGCTGGAACCTGGATGAGTTATCCAGAACTTAATTTCTGTTGTGTCTGGGTTATAGAAATTCTCATTTGTGAATCTTGTGTTTCCTGGCATATACTATTGTGGCTTATGAAATCATTAGAATCCAGTGTTTTGGCTACGCAAATGTATTCCTTAAGACATAAAAGACTAAGGCTGCAGGACATAGCAAGTTTAGTTTGATGTCTTTACACTGTTATCTTGGCATTTTTCTATGCTGTATAActattcatagaaaaaaaaaaacccagcatataACCATTAATTTAACTTCAACTTCACTAGCTATTTAGGTGTCCATTATTAAAATTTTACATTTCAAACAATGCATTCCAAAAATTAGTGAACTGAACATGGTAAAGTGTGTTACTTAGTGTAAGTGACAATGACGGAACCACTTCTTAAATAAGATATTACTGTTTTCTCAAAAACAATACAGTTTTATTGAAAATGTGGACAGTACTTTacaattatgcttttttttttttttaggtcatGTTTACTGGAGACAATATTCCTGTTCATCCTCATGTTTATAGCAATGGTCATATCTGTTTATCCATTCTAACAGAAGACTGGTCTCCAGCACTCTCAGTGCAATCTGTTTGTCTTAGCATTATTAGCATGCTTTCCAGCTGCAAAGAAAAGGTATGGGGTTTTTTAGCACTGTCGGAGTAGGataaattaataattttctaTTTTGCAAAGTGAGATTTTTATTTCTTAGATTCTAAAATAGGAAAAACTATCTACATTTCTATGACTGAAAAAAGTCTAAGGTACAACTACGAAATAAACAGTACAgtaagtactttgtaactgttttCATGGTAACCTGCTCATATATCATTACTGGAAAAAGAGCTGTGCAAAATGACTATTGATATGTCTTTATTGCAGATGTTTGTAATGCTTTGCAACTGTACTGTTTTGGTGATCTTGATtgtttcaggatttcaggaaaggAAATGGTGCTAAGCTGCTTTTTTGGTCATAAATGAGTGGCACTGATACCTTAGGCCTTTTTTGTAAAGAGACTATGCTTTTACTCTTGACCATTTCATTTGCAGTGGAATATCTGTGGAAGTTAGATGTGGTCAGAGCTCGTACATCTGTGCTATCCAAACATACCTATCTGTGTCACATCCCAGTCAGTTTCAGTCACGTGTATGTGGTAGAAAAACACTCCCCAAATGGCTTTGTATTGTGTCCTGTGACTTTGTTTTTGCATAATTATGACATTTAGGAAAAAACTTGAAACATAAGAAGTATTAATCAGATACAGatgtttgtttaaattttttCACCCACTCCAAGATGAGACTTACAGATGTGAATTGGATCTAATCTGTTAGAATTTGATcccaaactgttcctttcttgtgggttgttttctctctttttaatgaTTTCTTCCCCTATCTATTTCCAAACCATTTACTATTTTTCACTGAGTTTTTGCTTAGAGTATCTCCAGTAAGATCTGCTACCTGGATCCTTAAGAGATTTTTCGTGACAAAGGTCTAGCCCTCCCTGTTAACTCATTTTCACTGCACTCGCACGGTAGCCTTTCATAAGCTTATTAAGTAGCACGTGTATTACAATATGCGGATTGTTTGATTATTTGTAGGTCTTTTCTTCTGTTGCAGAGGCGACCTCCAGATAACTCATTTTATGTAAGAACGTGTAACAAgaacccaaagaaaacaaaatggtgGTATCATGGTAAGTATTTAACTAGGACCAGGAATTCtgaaggtttttttcaggctgaaGGCAATTGAAATGTATGAAAACAGGATAAATGCAttcaaaacctttatgaaatttttaaaagataGTTTGAGttctaaaaaaaattttttttggggtactcctctgtgattttttttttttaatatatcacaTTTTAGTAATTCCTGATGGAAATTTAAATAGCACAGATTTACATGTTCTAAATTGTAGGACTGAATTTGAACAAAAGTTCTTGTAAACTGTATTAGTCCATGACAAGTCTTAAGTTTGAGTTTGGGGAAGGTCCATAATGAAACTAGGTTTAGCTCTAAACCCAGAGTTTGTTGGTAATACTTTTAGGAGGTTTTGCAGAGATTAAAAGATGCCTCTATGTTTGTAAACAACTTTGTGTTTTAATAGATTTCCACTGCTCATAAGAACTTGCAGTCAATAATATAGTAATAAGATTCGACATGTACATGATAAAAAATACTATACTAAAATTGCTACATATAGTAACAGTGTCTGCAGTGCTAGTGTcgttgtgtgtgtggtggtttcattgttttttttgttttgtggggcttttttttggtgggtttgggtgtgtttgttgttgttgtttacatGTGTTCTCTGTCTGGCTTAACACTGTGTGGTTTCTTTCTTCTGCCTCAACATTTGTCATCCTCTCTTAAGAGCTAGGGTTGGCTGTGTATGCTTGTCTTATCTACTCTGTTGGtgaggaaagaaaggaggagaggGTAGAGACAAGCTatgcttttcttctgtcttctcttGTTGGCAGATACTTTATTTGCTTTCCCTCAGGAAATACTGTCCAAATGATGATTATCAGAAGCCCACGTATTTTGTGAAGGGATGTGTTAGAGTAGGAAATACTGCATGCTAGGGTGATGCAGGAGGTATTGATTCCATCAATACTTTTCTCTGAAGTCTTCATCATAGACACTCCATCATAAGGCATCCTCTGTTTTTCACTGTCTCCCCACCCCATGACATGTTCTGCCCCTTATGTGAAGTGAGATCAGGTATTTTGAGAAAGGGAGAATTAATGACTGGAGAGACGGATGCCCCAGCCTTTGCCCTTAAAAGCCTGTGGATGCCTTAACAACAAAAACTTGAGTGTGTTGTAACACTGGCTGGGACTCATGGCTTTGTGATACTTTCATTCTGTTACATTACCATGTATCTGTCTCATTATACTCTAATAATATCTCTAA from Patagioenas fasciata isolate bPatFas1 chromosome 2, bPatFas1.hap1, whole genome shotgun sequence harbors:
- the UBE2W gene encoding ubiquitin-conjugating enzyme E2 W isoform X2 gives rise to the protein MASMQKRLQKELLALQNDPPPGMTLNEKSVQNSITQWIVDMEGAPGTLYEGEKFQLLFKFSSRYPFDSPQVMFTGDNIPVHPHVYSNGHICLSILTEDWSPALSVQSVCLSIISMLSSCKEKRRPPDNSFYVRTCNKNPKKTKWWYHDDTC